A stretch of Brassica napus cultivar Da-Ae chromosome C6, Da-Ae, whole genome shotgun sequence DNA encodes these proteins:
- the LOC106406623 gene encoding serine/threonine protein phosphatase 2A 55 kDa regulatory subunit B alpha isoform-like isoform X3 codes for MNGGGDDEDVVVAASADASPPLQWRFSQVFGERSAGEEVQPVDMISAIEFDHSGDHLATGDRGGRVVLFERSDAKHSSGARRDLEDTDYPVRHPEFCYKTEFQSHDPAFDYLKSLEIEEKINKIRWCQTANGALFLLSTNDKIIKYWKVQDKKIKKICDINANPSGAVGNGTVANGVPDANISSLRLPVVTSHESSPVAKCRRVYPHAHDYHINSISNNSDGETFISADDLRINLWNLEISNQSFNIVDVKPEKMEDLSEVITAAEFHPTHCNMLAYSSSKGSIRLIDLRQSALCDSHSKLFEEPDAGGSKSFFTEIIASVSDIKFAKEGRYLLSRDYMTLKLWDINMDSGPVSTFQVHEYLKPKLCDLYENDSIFDKFECCISGNGLRAATGSYSNLFRVLGVSPGSTETATLEASRNPTRRHVPVPSRPPRLGGMAGRAGSESAAGVDGNSNNALDYTTKLLHLAWHPNENLIACAAGNSLYMYCA; via the exons ATGAAcggtggtggtgatgatgagGATGTCGTCGTCGCAGCTTCGGCAGACGCGTCTCCGCCTCTGCAATGGAGATTCTCTCAGGTCTTCGGTGAACGAAGCGCCGGTGAAGAAGTTCAACCAG TTGATATGATTTCAGCAATCGAGTTTGATCATTCCGGTGACCATCTCGCTACTGGGGACCGTGGAGGAAGGGTTGTTCTCTTCGAGAGAAGTGATGCCAAACAT AGCAGTGGAGCTAGAAGGGATCTTGAAGATACAGATTATCCAGTGAGGCACCCTGAGTTTTGTTATAAAACAGAGTTTCAGAGTCATGACCCTGCG TTTGATTACCTCAAGAGTTTGGAGATAGAGGAGAAGATCAACAAAATTAGATGGTGTCAAACTGCGAATGGCGCTCTCTTTCTCCTATCGACAAACGATAAAATCATCAAGTATTGGAAG GTTCAAGACAAGAAGATAAAGAAAATATGTGATATAAATGCAAATCCTTCAGGAGCTGTGGGAAATGGAACCGTCGCGAACGGAGTACCTGACGCAAACATCTCATCGCTCCGGTTGCCAGTG GTAACTAGCCATGAGTCGAGCCCTGTGGCTAAATGTAGAAGAGTCTATCCTCATGCTCATGATTATCACATCAACTCGATCTCAAATAACAG tGATGGCGAAACATTTATTTCTGCTGATGATTTGCGAATCAATCTTTGGAATCTGGAGATTAGCAATCAAAGTTTCAACATTGTTGATGTGAAGCCTGAGAAAATGGAAGATCTGTCTG AGGTTATCACAGCAGCAGAGTTTCATCCTACCCATTGCAATATGTTAGCTTACAGCAGTTCCAAAGGCTCGATTCGCCTTATTGATCTGCGCCAATCAGCTTTATGTGATTCGCATTCCAAATT GTTTGAGGAACCAGATGCAGGTGGTTCTAAATCCTTCTTCACTGAGATTATTGCTTCAGTGTCAGACATCAAATTCGCAAAAGAAGGAAGATACTTACTTAGCCGTGACTACATGACACTTAAG tTATGGGACATCAACATGGATTCAGGTCCGGTATCAACTTTCCAAGTTCATGAATATCTGAAACCGAAG CTCTGTGATTTATATGAAAATGATTCCATCTTTGACAAGTTCGAGTGTTGTATAAGTGGCAATGGACTGCGAGCAGCTACAGGTTCTTACAG CAATCTGTTCCGTGTGCTTGGTGTTTCCCCGGGAAGTACTGAGACTGCAACGTTGGAAGCAAGCAGAAATCCAACGAG GAGACATGTCCCAGTTCCCTCAAGGCCACCCAGACTAGGTGGTATGGCAGGTAGAG CAGGATCAGAGAGTGCTGCTGGAGTGGATGGGAATAGCAATAATGCTCTTGATTACACAACGAAGTTGCTGCATCTTGCTTGGCATCCAAACGAGAACTTAATTGCTTGCGCTGCTGGAAATAGCTTGTACATGTACTGTGCTTAA
- the LOC106406623 gene encoding serine/threonine protein phosphatase 2A 55 kDa regulatory subunit B alpha isoform-like isoform X4, whose product MNGGGDDEDVVVAASADASPPLQWRFSQVFGERSAGEEVQPVDMISAIEFDHSGDHLATGDRGGRVVLFERSDAKHSSGARRDLEDTDYPVRHPEFCYKTEFQSHDPAFDYLKSLEIEEKINKIRWCQTANGALFLLSTNDKIIKYWKVQDKKIKKICDINANPSGAVGNGTVANGVPDANISSLRLPVVTSHESSPVAKCRRVYPHAHDYHINSISNNSDGETFISADDLRINLWNLEISNQSFNIVDVKPEKMEDLSEVITAAEFHPTHCNMLAYSSSKGSIRLIDLRQSALCDSHSKLFEEPDAGGSKSFFTEIIASVSDIKFAKEGRYLLSRDYMTLKLWDINMDSGPVSTFQVHEYLKPKLCDLYENDSIFDKFECCISGNGLRAATGSYSNLFRVLGVSPGSTETATLEASRNPTRRHVPVPSRPPRLGGMAGRGSESAAGVDGNSNNALDYTTKLLHLAWHPNENLIACAAGNSLYMYCA is encoded by the exons ATGAAcggtggtggtgatgatgagGATGTCGTCGTCGCAGCTTCGGCAGACGCGTCTCCGCCTCTGCAATGGAGATTCTCTCAGGTCTTCGGTGAACGAAGCGCCGGTGAAGAAGTTCAACCAG TTGATATGATTTCAGCAATCGAGTTTGATCATTCCGGTGACCATCTCGCTACTGGGGACCGTGGAGGAAGGGTTGTTCTCTTCGAGAGAAGTGATGCCAAACAT AGCAGTGGAGCTAGAAGGGATCTTGAAGATACAGATTATCCAGTGAGGCACCCTGAGTTTTGTTATAAAACAGAGTTTCAGAGTCATGACCCTGCG TTTGATTACCTCAAGAGTTTGGAGATAGAGGAGAAGATCAACAAAATTAGATGGTGTCAAACTGCGAATGGCGCTCTCTTTCTCCTATCGACAAACGATAAAATCATCAAGTATTGGAAG GTTCAAGACAAGAAGATAAAGAAAATATGTGATATAAATGCAAATCCTTCAGGAGCTGTGGGAAATGGAACCGTCGCGAACGGAGTACCTGACGCAAACATCTCATCGCTCCGGTTGCCAGTG GTAACTAGCCATGAGTCGAGCCCTGTGGCTAAATGTAGAAGAGTCTATCCTCATGCTCATGATTATCACATCAACTCGATCTCAAATAACAG tGATGGCGAAACATTTATTTCTGCTGATGATTTGCGAATCAATCTTTGGAATCTGGAGATTAGCAATCAAAGTTTCAACATTGTTGATGTGAAGCCTGAGAAAATGGAAGATCTGTCTG AGGTTATCACAGCAGCAGAGTTTCATCCTACCCATTGCAATATGTTAGCTTACAGCAGTTCCAAAGGCTCGATTCGCCTTATTGATCTGCGCCAATCAGCTTTATGTGATTCGCATTCCAAATT GTTTGAGGAACCAGATGCAGGTGGTTCTAAATCCTTCTTCACTGAGATTATTGCTTCAGTGTCAGACATCAAATTCGCAAAAGAAGGAAGATACTTACTTAGCCGTGACTACATGACACTTAAG tTATGGGACATCAACATGGATTCAGGTCCGGTATCAACTTTCCAAGTTCATGAATATCTGAAACCGAAG CTCTGTGATTTATATGAAAATGATTCCATCTTTGACAAGTTCGAGTGTTGTATAAGTGGCAATGGACTGCGAGCAGCTACAGGTTCTTACAG CAATCTGTTCCGTGTGCTTGGTGTTTCCCCGGGAAGTACTGAGACTGCAACGTTGGAAGCAAGCAGAAATCCAACGAG GAGACATGTCCCAGTTCCCTCAAGGCCACCCAGACTAGGTGGTATGGCAGGTAGAG GATCAGAGAGTGCTGCTGGAGTGGATGGGAATAGCAATAATGCTCTTGATTACACAACGAAGTTGCTGCATCTTGCTTGGCATCCAAACGAGAACTTAATTGCTTGCGCTGCTGGAAATAGCTTGTACATGTACTGTGCTTAA
- the LOC106406313 gene encoding uncharacterized protein LOC106406313, whose amino-acid sequence MDQSAPTPKPSLPITIESSRDLQCVGTMEIAAPKPIGFLCGSLPVLADNSFPTFTSALLPSHETVSAPRYQRIPPETDLNRPPLLTDFPEKMLPLAAVKSRITGDISKEANVISKKCEALAVSGLAEYGDEIDVIAPVDILKQIFKIPYSKARVSIAVQRVGQTLVLNPGPDVEEGEKLIRRHKNQPKCTKNVDESLFLNFAMHSVRMEACDCPPTHSPHTEGQSSSSALPAEENSRSAPDDRLDKAAGSGKQVKHDGLICKNEKSNKNKEVRKNTLISEKNRKIKPSGDSEKHKRCGSNEFLRVLFWQFHNFRMLLGSDLLLFSNEKYLAVSLHLWDVSEKVTPLTWLEAWLDNVMASVPELAICYHEKGVVQGYELLKTEDIFLLKGISEDGTPAFHPHFVQKNGHAVLRFLQSNCKEDPGVYWLYKSAGEDVIQLFDLSIISKSHSSGDENDNAGTLPSMIYSGRSDSLFSLGNLLYRVGHRLSLSVVPNDLTKCASFLRKCLNFLDEPDHMVVRAYAHEQFARLILNNDEEVDLTFESNNVQREVKITDLEEESLDTVTVDHESEEVVFSEDKFTEDYSGSYKKLEADVPPCKKLLSSDSPDSPDSHNAETCVSSDANLVLGPVCQAPAPLLETTTYLISSKLAAVHHVSQAIKSLRWTRQLQSSEQDGSFDETLPSPDFSKCSCGDPDCIEVCDIRKWLPTSKLDRKLWNLVLLLGESYLSLGEAYKEDGQLHQSLNTVELACSIYGSMPQKFEETLFVSSMNKSVVTTQVEDFEAELSSSARLFWAKVWMLVGDVYVQFHIVKGQELSKRPKVTPNSQLRMPSEVVKEVERLKKKLTEYSQNCDSCSLVNCSCKSDRASSGRSASSSSGSSVRTVSHNRKHNRKLKSKTVTSGLSRNVEDEHVNVTFENKSHKEIETPAGTKEEAVPLDQNESSSSKGVKKGGIFKYLKGSKSDDDDDAESNLLAALNCYEETRRALQELPSGCNEFQSLNRKKGWVCNELGRNRLESKELNKAEDAFADAIVAFKEVNDHTNVILINCNLGHGRRALAEEIVAKMEALKLHPAFKNAYGQALETAKLEYSKSLSYYMAAKAEHSVATDLVQDDLKVEVYTQLAHTYLRLGMLLAKEDTTVAARGQNSILKTTHEVSASDAIREALALYESLEEIRKQEAAYSYLQLARYHKDCCLRILETDLHKPDTNVVQRAKQYALLADRNWQRSMDFYGPENHPSMFLTILIERSALSFSVSNFWQSKSMLEMALSCLLEGRHISETHAESLRTKDPELYSKFWAQSQMVLKRMLTLSIPAEGANKSQSSGKLRELYKTSLKSISLSDLNAMHALWTTRVN is encoded by the exons ATGGATCAATCAGCTCCTACTCCAAAGCCTTCTCTCCCGATCACAATCGAAAGCTCCAGAGATTTGCAATGCGTCGGAACTATGGAGATCGCCGCCCCCAAACCGATCGGTTTTCTCTGTGGCTCGCTTCCTGTTCTCGCCGATAACTCATTTCCAACTTTCACTTCCGCTCTCTTACCCTCTCACGAAAC AGTTAGTGCTCCCAGGTACCAGAGGATTCCACCAGAGACAGATCTTAATCGGCCTCCTCTCCTAACTGATTTTCCTGAGAAAATGTTACCCCTCGCCGCCGTCAAGTCTAGAATCACCGGAG ATATATCTAAGGAGGCTAATGTTATTAGCAAGAAATGTGAAGCACTTGCTGTCTCGGGTCTAGCAGAGTACGGAGATGAGATAGACGTCATTGCGCCGGTTGACATTCTTAAGCAAATCTTTAAGATACCTTACTCCAAGGCTCGAGTCTCCATAGCTGTTCAACGTGTTGGACAGACTCTCGTCTTGAACCCTGG ACCTGATGTTGAAGAAGGAGAGAAACTGATTAGGAGGCACAAGAATCAACCCAAATGTACAAAAAACGTGGATGAGTCTTTGTTTTTGAACTTTGCTATGCATTCAGTGAGGATGGAGGCATGTGATTGCCCTCCAACACATTCGCCACATACCGAGGGACAGTCAAGTTCTTCTGCTCTCCCCGCGGAAGAGAACTCACGTAGTGCTCCTGACGACAGACTTGACAAAGCTGCAGGGAGTGGTAAACAAGTGAAACATGATGGTCTTATTTGTAAGAATGAGAAGAGCAATAAGAACAAGGAAGTAAGAAAAAATACTCTGATCAGCGAAAAGAATCGAAAGATCAAGCCGTCAGGAGACTCTGAGAAACACAAAAGATGTGGGAGCAATGAGTTTTTAAGAGTTCTGTTTTGGCAATTCCATAACTTCCGCATGCTTCTGGGAAGTGATCTGCTTCTCTTTAGCAACGAAAAATATTTGGCTGTAAGCTTGCATTTGTGGGATGTTAGCGAAAAG GTTACACCGTTAACATGGCTTGAAGCTTGGCTTGATAATGTAATGGCAAGTGTGCCCGAGCTAGCAATTTGCTACCATGAGAAGGGTGTTGTCCAAGGGTATGAGCTCTTAAAAACAGAGGATATATTTCTACTAAAAGGAATCTCTGAGGATGGTACACCTGCCTTTCATCCTCATTTTGTTCAGAAGAATGGTCATGCTGTTCTAAGGTTTCTTCAATCAAATTGCAAAGAGGATCCTGGAGTTTATTGG CTCTACAAAAGTGCGGGTGAAGATGTGATTCAGCTTTTTGATCTCTCCATTATTTCAAAGAGCCATTCTTCAGGAGATGAAAACGACAACGCAGGCACATTACCGTCTATGATTTACAGTGGGAGAAGTGACTCACTGTTTTCTTTAGGAAATCTTCTATATCGTGTTGGTCATAGACTTTCTTTGTCTGTG GTGCCGAATGATCTGACCAAATGTGCAAGTTTCCTCAGaaaatgtttgaattttttggaCGAGCCTGATCATATG GTTGTTCGAGCATATGCACACGAGCAGTTTGCAAGGCTCATTCTGAataatgacgaggaagttgatTTGACTTTCGAGTCTAATAATGTGCAACGTGAAGTCAAAATAACAGACCTAGAAGAAGAATCACTTGATACTGTTACTGTTGACCATGAAAGTGAGGAGGTGGTTTTCTCGGAGGACAAGTTCACTGAAGATTATTCGGGTTCTTACAAAAAGCTTGAGGCAGACGTGCCACCTTGCAAGAAACTATTGAGTTCAGACAGTCCAGACAGTCCGGATTCACATAATGCTGAAACCTGTGTTAGTTCAGATGCTAATCTCGTTCTTGGTCCTGTATGCCAAGCTCCTGCACCTCTGCTTGAGACTACAACCTATCTGATTTCATCGAAGCTAGCAGCAGTTCACCATGTTTCTCAAGCTATAAAGTCTCTCAGGTGGACACGGCAATTACAGTCTTCAGAACAGGACGGTTCGTTTGATGAGACATTACCATCTCCTGATTTTTCGAAATGCTCATGTGGTGATCCTGATTGTATTGAAGTCTGTGATATCCGTAAGTGGCTTCCAACATCTAAACTAGATAGGAAATTGTGGAACCTTGTTCTGCTACTTGGTGAATCATATCTGTCTCTAGGAGAAGCTTACAAAGAGGATGGACAGTTGCACCAGTCTTTGAATACTGTGGAATTAGCCTGTTCCATTTATGGATCAATGCCACAGAAGTTTGAGGAGACGCTATTTGTTTCATCAATGAACAAGTCTGTGGTAACAACGCAAGTTGAAGATTTTGAAGCGGAACTTTCATCATCAGCACGCCTCTTCTGGGCTAAAGTGTGGATGTTGGTTGGTGATGTATACGTTCAGTTCCACATTGTTAAAGGTCAAGAGCTCTCCAAAAGACCAAAAGTGACACCTAACAGTCAATTAAGAATGCCGTCAGAAGTAGTAAAAGAAGTAGAGAGGCTCAAGAAGAAGTTAACTGAGTACAGTCAAAACTGTGACTCGTGTTCTTTAGTAAATTGCAGCTGTAAGAGTGACAGAGCAAGCAGTGGAAGAAGCGCAAGCAGCAGCAGTGGAAGTAGTGTTCGTACTGTGTCTCATAACAGAAAGCACAATAGAAAACTGAAGTCCAAGACTGTCACTAGCGGGCTCTCACGAAATGTTGAAGATGAACATGTTAATGTCACTTTTGAGAACAAAAGCCATAAAGAAATAGAGACGCCAGCAGgaacaaaagaagaagctgtcccttTGGATCAGAATGAATCCAGCAGCTCTAAGGGTGTTAAAAAGGGAGGAATATTTAAGTATCTCAAGGGTTCCAagtctgatgatgatgatgatgcagaAAGCAATCTCTTGGCTGCGTTGAATTGTTATGAGGAAACTAGAAGAGCATTACAGGAGCTTCCAAGTGGCTGTAACGAGTTTCAGTCTCTCAACAGAAAGAAAGGTTGGGTCTGTAATGAACTTGGTCGGAACCGACTTGAGAGCAAAGAGCTAAACAAAGCTGAAGATGCTTTTGCTGATGCTATTGTGGCATTCAAGGAAGTTAATGATCACACGAATGTTATACTAATCAACTGCAACTTGGGTCATGGACGACGAGCCCTAGCTGAAGAAATAGTCGCAAAGATGGAAGCTCTTAAACTGCATCCTGCTTTCAAAAATGCTTACGGACAAGCTTTGGAGACTGCAAAATTAGAATACAGCAAGTCACTCAGTTATTACATGGCAGCAAAGGCAGAACATAGTGTTGCCACTGATTTGGTTCAAGACGATCTGAAAGTTGAGGTCTACACGCAGCTTGCTCATACATATCTGAGACTTGGAATGCTTTTAGCAAAGGAAGACACAACCGTTGCAGCTCGTGGACAGAACAGCATCTTGAAAACTACTCATGAAGTATCAGCTAGTGATGCTATAAGAGAGGCATTGGCTCTATACGAATCTCTTGAGGAAATACGCAAACAGGAAGCTGCCTACTCTTACCTTCAGTTAGCGAGGTATCACAAAGATTGTTGCTTAAGGATTTTGGAGACTGACCTGCATAAACCTGACACTAATGTCGTCCAGAGAGCCAAGCAGTACGCTTTGTTGGCAGATAGAAATTGGCAGAGATCAATGGACTTTTATGGCCCTGAGAATCATCCCTCAATGTTCTTGACAATTCTGATAGAGAGATCTGCTCTTTCCTTTAGCGTTTCAAACTTTTGGCAATCAAAAAGT ATGCTTGAGATGGCTTTGTCTTGCCTGCTTGAAGGCCGCCACATTTCCGAAACACATGCGGAATCATTAAGAACCAAGGACCCGGAGCTTTACTCCAAATTCTGGGCCCAGTCGCAGATGGTTCTCAAGAGAATGCTGACCTTATCCATACCCGCGGAAGGAGCAAACAAGTCTCAGAGCTCTGGGAAACTAAGAGAGCTATATAAAACATCACTCAAGTCAATAAGTCTGAGCGACTTGAATGCAATGCATGCCTTGTGGACTACAAGGGTAAACTGA
- the LOC106406623 gene encoding serine/threonine protein phosphatase 2A 55 kDa regulatory subunit B alpha isoform-like isoform X2 yields the protein MNGGGDDEDVVVAASADASPPLQWRFSQVFGERSAGEEVQPVDMISAIEFDHSGDHLATGDRGGRVVLFERSDAKHSSGARRDLEDTDYPVRHPEFCYKTEFQSHDPAFDYLKSLEIEEKINKIRWCQTANGALFLLSTNDKIIKYWKVQDKKIKKICDINANPSGAVGNGTVANGVPDANISSLRLPVVVTSHESSPVAKCRRVYPHAHDYHINSISNNSDGETFISADDLRINLWNLEISNQSFNIVDVKPEKMEDLSEVITAAEFHPTHCNMLAYSSSKGSIRLIDLRQSALCDSHSKLFEEPDAGGSKSFFTEIIASVSDIKFAKEGRYLLSRDYMTLKLWDINMDSGPVSTFQVHEYLKPKLCDLYENDSIFDKFECCISGNGLRAATGSYSNLFRVLGVSPGSTETATLEASRNPTRRHVPVPSRPPRLGGMAGRGSESAAGVDGNSNNALDYTTKLLHLAWHPNENLIACAAGNSLYMYCA from the exons ATGAAcggtggtggtgatgatgagGATGTCGTCGTCGCAGCTTCGGCAGACGCGTCTCCGCCTCTGCAATGGAGATTCTCTCAGGTCTTCGGTGAACGAAGCGCCGGTGAAGAAGTTCAACCAG TTGATATGATTTCAGCAATCGAGTTTGATCATTCCGGTGACCATCTCGCTACTGGGGACCGTGGAGGAAGGGTTGTTCTCTTCGAGAGAAGTGATGCCAAACAT AGCAGTGGAGCTAGAAGGGATCTTGAAGATACAGATTATCCAGTGAGGCACCCTGAGTTTTGTTATAAAACAGAGTTTCAGAGTCATGACCCTGCG TTTGATTACCTCAAGAGTTTGGAGATAGAGGAGAAGATCAACAAAATTAGATGGTGTCAAACTGCGAATGGCGCTCTCTTTCTCCTATCGACAAACGATAAAATCATCAAGTATTGGAAG GTTCAAGACAAGAAGATAAAGAAAATATGTGATATAAATGCAAATCCTTCAGGAGCTGTGGGAAATGGAACCGTCGCGAACGGAGTACCTGACGCAAACATCTCATCGCTCCGGTTGCCAGTGGTA GTAACTAGCCATGAGTCGAGCCCTGTGGCTAAATGTAGAAGAGTCTATCCTCATGCTCATGATTATCACATCAACTCGATCTCAAATAACAG tGATGGCGAAACATTTATTTCTGCTGATGATTTGCGAATCAATCTTTGGAATCTGGAGATTAGCAATCAAAGTTTCAACATTGTTGATGTGAAGCCTGAGAAAATGGAAGATCTGTCTG AGGTTATCACAGCAGCAGAGTTTCATCCTACCCATTGCAATATGTTAGCTTACAGCAGTTCCAAAGGCTCGATTCGCCTTATTGATCTGCGCCAATCAGCTTTATGTGATTCGCATTCCAAATT GTTTGAGGAACCAGATGCAGGTGGTTCTAAATCCTTCTTCACTGAGATTATTGCTTCAGTGTCAGACATCAAATTCGCAAAAGAAGGAAGATACTTACTTAGCCGTGACTACATGACACTTAAG tTATGGGACATCAACATGGATTCAGGTCCGGTATCAACTTTCCAAGTTCATGAATATCTGAAACCGAAG CTCTGTGATTTATATGAAAATGATTCCATCTTTGACAAGTTCGAGTGTTGTATAAGTGGCAATGGACTGCGAGCAGCTACAGGTTCTTACAG CAATCTGTTCCGTGTGCTTGGTGTTTCCCCGGGAAGTACTGAGACTGCAACGTTGGAAGCAAGCAGAAATCCAACGAG GAGACATGTCCCAGTTCCCTCAAGGCCACCCAGACTAGGTGGTATGGCAGGTAGAG GATCAGAGAGTGCTGCTGGAGTGGATGGGAATAGCAATAATGCTCTTGATTACACAACGAAGTTGCTGCATCTTGCTTGGCATCCAAACGAGAACTTAATTGCTTGCGCTGCTGGAAATAGCTTGTACATGTACTGTGCTTAA
- the LOC106406623 gene encoding serine/threonine protein phosphatase 2A 55 kDa regulatory subunit B alpha isoform-like isoform X1, translating into MNGGGDDEDVVVAASADASPPLQWRFSQVFGERSAGEEVQPVDMISAIEFDHSGDHLATGDRGGRVVLFERSDAKHSSGARRDLEDTDYPVRHPEFCYKTEFQSHDPAFDYLKSLEIEEKINKIRWCQTANGALFLLSTNDKIIKYWKVQDKKIKKICDINANPSGAVGNGTVANGVPDANISSLRLPVVVTSHESSPVAKCRRVYPHAHDYHINSISNNSDGETFISADDLRINLWNLEISNQSFNIVDVKPEKMEDLSEVITAAEFHPTHCNMLAYSSSKGSIRLIDLRQSALCDSHSKLFEEPDAGGSKSFFTEIIASVSDIKFAKEGRYLLSRDYMTLKLWDINMDSGPVSTFQVHEYLKPKLCDLYENDSIFDKFECCISGNGLRAATGSYSNLFRVLGVSPGSTETATLEASRNPTRRHVPVPSRPPRLGGMAGRAGSESAAGVDGNSNNALDYTTKLLHLAWHPNENLIACAAGNSLYMYCA; encoded by the exons ATGAAcggtggtggtgatgatgagGATGTCGTCGTCGCAGCTTCGGCAGACGCGTCTCCGCCTCTGCAATGGAGATTCTCTCAGGTCTTCGGTGAACGAAGCGCCGGTGAAGAAGTTCAACCAG TTGATATGATTTCAGCAATCGAGTTTGATCATTCCGGTGACCATCTCGCTACTGGGGACCGTGGAGGAAGGGTTGTTCTCTTCGAGAGAAGTGATGCCAAACAT AGCAGTGGAGCTAGAAGGGATCTTGAAGATACAGATTATCCAGTGAGGCACCCTGAGTTTTGTTATAAAACAGAGTTTCAGAGTCATGACCCTGCG TTTGATTACCTCAAGAGTTTGGAGATAGAGGAGAAGATCAACAAAATTAGATGGTGTCAAACTGCGAATGGCGCTCTCTTTCTCCTATCGACAAACGATAAAATCATCAAGTATTGGAAG GTTCAAGACAAGAAGATAAAGAAAATATGTGATATAAATGCAAATCCTTCAGGAGCTGTGGGAAATGGAACCGTCGCGAACGGAGTACCTGACGCAAACATCTCATCGCTCCGGTTGCCAGTGGTA GTAACTAGCCATGAGTCGAGCCCTGTGGCTAAATGTAGAAGAGTCTATCCTCATGCTCATGATTATCACATCAACTCGATCTCAAATAACAG tGATGGCGAAACATTTATTTCTGCTGATGATTTGCGAATCAATCTTTGGAATCTGGAGATTAGCAATCAAAGTTTCAACATTGTTGATGTGAAGCCTGAGAAAATGGAAGATCTGTCTG AGGTTATCACAGCAGCAGAGTTTCATCCTACCCATTGCAATATGTTAGCTTACAGCAGTTCCAAAGGCTCGATTCGCCTTATTGATCTGCGCCAATCAGCTTTATGTGATTCGCATTCCAAATT GTTTGAGGAACCAGATGCAGGTGGTTCTAAATCCTTCTTCACTGAGATTATTGCTTCAGTGTCAGACATCAAATTCGCAAAAGAAGGAAGATACTTACTTAGCCGTGACTACATGACACTTAAG tTATGGGACATCAACATGGATTCAGGTCCGGTATCAACTTTCCAAGTTCATGAATATCTGAAACCGAAG CTCTGTGATTTATATGAAAATGATTCCATCTTTGACAAGTTCGAGTGTTGTATAAGTGGCAATGGACTGCGAGCAGCTACAGGTTCTTACAG CAATCTGTTCCGTGTGCTTGGTGTTTCCCCGGGAAGTACTGAGACTGCAACGTTGGAAGCAAGCAGAAATCCAACGAG GAGACATGTCCCAGTTCCCTCAAGGCCACCCAGACTAGGTGGTATGGCAGGTAGAG CAGGATCAGAGAGTGCTGCTGGAGTGGATGGGAATAGCAATAATGCTCTTGATTACACAACGAAGTTGCTGCATCTTGCTTGGCATCCAAACGAGAACTTAATTGCTTGCGCTGCTGGAAATAGCTTGTACATGTACTGTGCTTAA